A stretch of DNA from Roseofilum casamattae BLCC-M143:
AACTGGATTTGATGTACGGGAGTTAAAAGGGAAGAAAATTTGTGAAATGTCGCGTCTTGTCTTGCTCAAAGAACAACGAGGCAAGATTCCTTTTTACCGAATAATTCGGTCTGCCTCTAAAGTGGCTAAAGAGAATCAGGCTTCTATTTTATTGGTGGCTATTCTTCCTCGAAATTTTCCTCTGTTTCAACGGGCTGGTTTTTCTCAAGTCGGGCCGCCTCTTCCCGATCCTTCCGTTCGGTTAAGCGATGGGGAAGAGGGAGCGATTATCCCAATGCAAATGAAACTCTAATTGGCCGCTTTGACGTTCTCCTCTGCCTAAAGGCGAGAGGATTCAGAATATCACTATTGCTGGTTTTCTCTTTCTTCGACAAACCTTAAAACCAGCTATCTCTTACGAGCAATACCCAAGCCCATCAACCCTTCAATAGAATGAATCAACGAGCTTAGTTTAGCCAGTTCCAGAGGGCTATATC
This window harbors:
- a CDS encoding N-acyl amino acid synthase FeeM domain-containing protein, coding for MNSLDIKPVCEQAQIGLSHKLQKEIFHHELSLFGMEIPDRYDISSLYMHIRESNKLVGTYRIVFPNSEVGMPIEETGFDVRELKGKKICEMSRLVLLKEQRGKIPFYRIIRSASKVAKENQASILLVAILPRNFPLFQRAGFSQVGPPLPDPSVRLSDGEEGAIIPMQMKL